The sequence GTCCGAGGCGAGTCTATTCCAATAAGAGTCTTTCTAGCAGGCTATGATTTGACACCTACAATGCGTgacatcaataaaaaattcagtGTTAGATATTACCTTAATTTAGTTCTCATGGATGAGGAAGATCGTAGATATTTCAAACAACAAGTAAGTTGAATAATAAGCCTCTGATTTACTAACTTTTTATTGAGGTACTTTTtacaattacatttttttaggAAATAACGTTGtggagaaagggagaaaaaagTAGGAAATCTCAAACCGCTTCACCACATATGCCATCGCATTTAGTATCAGCAGAGACAGGATTCCCACAAGGAGCTGCTCAGAATGGTCCACCATCCGTAACTCCATCAGTCCAATCAGGACAATTGCCATCCACTAACATTACCAATGTAGAGGATGCACAGGCACCAATAGAAAGCATGACACGCGAAGAAGGAGATGGTGAAGGTGCAAAAGAAGTTAATTCTGAAAGTAACTGAATTTTTGCATGCGAAACAGTTACTGAAGTCAATGGAAGTTTTACTAATTCAGAGAATGGGTAATAACTTCGCACAGAACTAGTAGTTTTAAACGAAACTCCTCTTCTACTGTAAAGAGAGATTGAATTTTAGCAACTACAAAAAATCGAAACATCTGCAAGTAAAGTTGTAAATATTTTGGATACCTATAAATAATGCGGATGATTAAATTGAATAAGTAGCCAATTATCgatcaaaatttcaaattatcaaGAGCTATAGATAACATACAGTGGTGTCTAATGGGACAGacttgaaataattaaacagaaaaaaataatataaaacagaataaTACAACCATATAAAATGGATATTTATAAATGGACAGTTTAATAACTGAATATTTATCTGCGGTATATTCTTGAACAGCATCTGAATGTTACAGTGttcagaatattttatacaaccGTATTATGTGTTATATTCTCAAAGATCTTTATCAAAATCTTTTGTGTTATATTATCAAACCTCTCAAATGGTCAATTTCTGTCAGATGAGAGTTTTCTAAATCTGAAATGGATATACATATACTCACAATGGCTGCCCTATTTTAATCCATTCAACTAGTCTGCAACTAATATGGTAAAGGCACTGGGAGAAACGCTTTTATATATGATACACTATTATCGACATAATTTTTGAGAGAATGTGATTTTTTCAGCAgaagatttttattaatatttgcaataaatatcattaataaaatatgttaagATACAGGCAcggtatataacgtaatatcgataGTTCTGTCCCAATTATAGCATAATTGTATATACAAATCATTGAATTGTATAtgctaattaattttttaatagaatttttatgcaGTTTCAAGAATCTTAATATAAATCATTGTAAGAAATACATGCCTTAGTATGCTTGTTCAATTTTTAGTATGCCTTTATTAATATAAGAGTGGACTACGATAGATTAAAAAATGGGATGGCCCCacatgtatttatatatatataaaaacatattACAATATGTGTGTGGATATATACATGCATATATATGATTTTTAATGATAGTAGTCTTAGTATAAACTGagttatatatacacacacaaaaGTATCCACCTCTATTGTAATAATACTGAAACGTGTTCTATCAAGGCAGTATCATGATTGCTACCACGATGGAGGTAATATACCGGTATGAGAAAAATACCAATCGTTTTGTACAATTCTATGTTAACATCGGTTGACTAAAGAATcttgttaaaaaagaaaaactgcATAATAGTCAACCGCGTGTATTTCGAGAATTTTGTTTCATGtaaattaaaagtttcatatttcacGCCTTTGTTATTTGTTGACAAGAAAGATATATGTgtaaaagagagaaaacaGAACTATTTGTGAATTATTTGACATGtcaaatattgtatatacatatacatattgtCATACGATATAAACTAGCTGCATATTTTAATGCCcacataaatatattatacatcgCATACAGTGTGCCATTGTGTGCACGTGTATCGGAAAACATTACTTCGTCTATGCATAAGTACTACACCCTTCCTATCGTTTTATATAAATCAGATATCATTAGATTTTTATTCTCGCTATCTATAACTTGTTTTTTATCTGAACGAAATAGGCATATCAAGTACAGATTTCACCATGACAAGTAAACTATGGATTTAAGtgcaattaattttatgacgAATTTATGAAGGATGAAATCAACAAATGCTAATgcaatagaattttataacgACAATTAAAACGTCGATTAAAATGTCCCTAGTTTTTCAAATCATTTCCCGTCTTTTTTTGGAATTATCTCGGTTATAAgcaaaatatttagaattgACATTACGATTAAGTGCCTTCGTAAAGCACGATTagtatttcgaaaattaagggtaaatattttatacataagAAGTTCtactatttaattaattaatagagCTCATTACTTTTTCTCTTCAAAAGCGTCTGTATTTTATGAAGTTACTATCTTTAACTATTGTTtgtaactttaataatttaattattagaaTCTTTAGTCCAAAATATTATTGTGTATATTAACAGactattgtaaaattataagtGCAACAAAAATagttttatattcaaaatttttttctatttattttcataaacctaagtaaatttaaaaagtaataaacctaaatatatacaaataatatagtaattaaaaatcaattacCAATGATGTTAAaacgattataattaaaaaaacatattttaaacttatacataaaacataaattttacaatatttaaaattctcttGTAGTACAgtaacatttaatattttaatgtaccactgaattttattattttattttcattaacgAAGGACTCGTGTATTTCTCTGTAGTACATATTAGACGTGGGCATATGGAAATCAagcttaaataaatatacgtacTGACAGCAAACCAATACGTAATAGTCTATAAGGAAATTATTCATAGATCATATTTTACAAATCAGACTTTGTGGCACTTCCGTAAAAAAATTAGAACTTACATCAAGTTCTCTTACGTCAGTATATGTTTAAGAAAAAGTGTGTTCCACACataattatagaagaaagaatGTATGATTTCAATTAATTCAGTGTAAAGTCCAAAGATTCCGAACAGTATGCGCGTGTCTCTGCGCGCAGATCTGATGTCCGGATCCGGATAAACAATTATCGTGTCTGGTTATCGTATTAGTAGTTCACTGCCGGTTAAAGTGTTAGTGTCATAGTCATCAGCAGGTTAACCAAAGATGGAAGTACGAACAGAATTAATTACGGAACTTcgtgaaaaattttttaaaaagttgGCTGACGAGGGACCACCAGATCCTagtgtgtatatttattttcatatcgtAAAAAGGTGTACTTTTTCTTTCCAATGGTATTTTGAAAAAACCTGACTAACTCACAGGGTAAAATTTAAGCTTAGTGTCATATACCAAAGCAATGTTTTCAATATGTATTCGATGAAAGAATAAGAatcatttttatgaataatttatgaaGCCTTTGTTCCACTTATTATTGTGtatttaattgataaaatgtataatacataaaaatatttatgattcAATTAATCATTTAATTGAATCCAATTTCAGAATTTCACCCTGTTGATATTGCTAATGTAAACAATAATAACTGGTTAAAAAGATTTTTAGAGCACAATGAAAACAATATGCAAGACTCACTTAATATGTTATGGGAGACTTGCAGCTGGAGGAGTAAATTTGGCACAAATGGTATGGATAATATACATTCATATGTGCAGTTTTTTTAGTTGctatgtataaattatataagtTTTAATGAAACTATTACAATATTATCCAATTACAGAGATTACAGAAGAGAATGTgatgaaagaatatttaaataatggaTTGTGCTTTATTCATGGTAAAGACAAAGATGGTAAAACAATGTTTGTTATTAAATGTAAGTTACATACTAAAGGCAGTAAAGACTTTAGTCAATTGCAAAAGCTTGTTGTGTATTGGTTTGAAAGATTAGAAAGGTAAGATTAAATAAtctgtaataaattatttagatCAATTTGTTTTCAGAATTAATGTTATCTTTTCTATGGTATTTCAGACAAACTAATGGCAATCAAATTTCACTTTTCTTTGATATGTCAGATACTGGTATTTTAAATATGGATATGGAATTTATCAAGTACCTGATCaacctttgtaaaaattattaccccaattttttgaattatatcattatttttgAAATGCCATGGATATTAAACACTgcatttaaaatgataaagtCATGGTTGCCACCTAAGGcaattccaaaaattaaatttgtgcATAAAAGCAACATACATGAGTTGGTAGAACCTAGTGACATACTAACATGTTGGGGAGGTAGTAACGAATATACCTTCAAATTTGTACCGGAAGCACAAAATAATATAGATGCTAcaataaatggaaaatttgataataagaaggtatataattaattagtgGAAAAATAAATGTCAAATAATTCACAACTTCCTTtgagaattaattttttatctttatgtAACTATAGGTACATTTTGCAGAAGGTTCTCCATTAACAGAACAATCTACAAGTAGTTTTGGAGATCAATCAAATGAAGAACAATGTAAgtaaaattatacttttatagGCATTATTAAATCATAGATGTAGAGATGATTCTTTAGAATTCTTTCTGATTTTTGTgtgaaatggaaattttattgtcagaaagaattcatttttacatctattgtaaatattgaaaatgtttGCAAAGATAAAAGCTCTACTTTGATTCTTATACTGACAAATAATACTTATTCTTCTGCAGTATTATCAATTGAACCAGatgcatttatatttaataaagtaGGAAATGAAATTAGTGgaacaattacaattaaaaatgTGACTGTAGATAAACCTTTATCTTATAAGGTAAGATGAGTTTTTCTTCTATGATAAAATTTACGATATGATGTATATGGAACATagcataaatattttctattatatatgtaGGTAAAAACAACGTCGCCGGGAAAGTTTAAAGTACGGCTAAGTTCGGGAGTTTTATTACCTCAAGAACAACGCACGATTTCAGTCGTTGTACAACAAGAACATAATATGCGCAGTCTCTTTCATGTCGATAAATTCTTAGTTATGTGCCTTCCATTAAAAGATCCGAACGCATCGGCCCAAGAACTAGCAGTTTTATGGAAGGTAACACATCGATATATGTTAATTATATAGACGTTTAATGtgtaattgttaatttatgttttatacAGTCTGAGAAACCAGCAGAGGAACATAAATTAAGATGTTGCGATGGTGGAATTACAAGTAATGAAACATCAAAATTACATTCTACCTCAGGCTTGTCAGAAACTGGTCAAATAGATATACTTTCCCGGAAAGTAAGGCAAAATAATGTGATTAAAAGTATGATATTAATGAACAGTATACTAATGTATACATTGGTTACTTACAGATAGCACATTTGAAAGACAGTCATACAAAGTTGTACAATGATGTCGTTTTCTTGAagcatttattattcttttctaTGATAGTTACAATCATAATGGCCATAgtagttatttatattttaaaagttgatattaaaaattttatggaTCAACAAGTCTGTGACATGCATGGAATATAGGTTATTcagatagaaatttatttgatttctACATACACATAACACGaattttaattgttatatatttatgtttatgcTATAActctaatatttttaaatcgatCTTTCCTATTCATAGCTTATGTTTGTTTTTCGTTGTTTTTGCTAAAAAAGAATTATGTAAGATACGTATAAAACATGTTTTTATGTTATCAATATTAACATAAAAGAAATCAgttgatattatattttggGACGTTTGTGTAtactatttaatatatttaggaagtaaatatattattgttataagaaaaaaatataacaattggaattatttttataacgttttacacgTATTTCTACATACtatttgtacaatttatcttccttgtaatttataatctaataatacaaattatttcaaaCTAATCCTTTTATTTACATAGCTCATCTAATATCTTTAACTGGTTAATGAAACAATTATGGGAAGTTCGTTTTGTTTCATATACGTGATAAAACTGTTAATATcaaattcatataatataccatatgtaaatatttcattcacgataattttataaaatgtattaataaactatatatttaaaaaaagcaGTTTCTTAATTATATACTTTTACTAAAAATCATtgtattcttttatttcaatatcatatttgttattttactcACTAATTTATATGTATCATATAGTGTACTATCGTGTAATATCTGTTTACTTCAATGCAAACTCGTGAGATTAGAACTGTTACAATAAAAAACTGATTGAAAGTCAAGACATTTTTTGTACCTTATGCTTgacaaaaaaaattttaatattgtacCTAACAAATGTTCGAATAATTgcacatacatatgtatataattttttaatacttaaCATGTGATTGTATCgtcattgtatatattttctcATCAACGTACACCAGTTATTAATCATTTAGGAAAAAGTGATATTTCGCATAAGTAAATGGGTGTTGTTCTCCCCACTAAGATTTTAATCCTTGTTCCCACCTTAACTATGGCTTTCCCGCTCTTTTCGCATGGCGGTggactttttttatttcgtcgaaTGCACCTCACCAGCAAGTTTATCACATGAAATTACATCTCAGCATTATCAACGCTACATTTACTAGTAACAAAGTATTATTAAAGTAGTTTCACCGCCGTATACTTATAAACATGCTTCAGTGAGTGAAAACCGAATAcataaaaagggaaaaagttAATTGGTAATATATAGGTAAAATTACTACCCGGAAGTACCTAAAAACGACAGTCGTCCGGTGTAAACATGACGAGTGATGCATGCCAGTGCGCAGCTATCAACGCGCAGCATTTGAACATTCGTAGTTCGATCGGCCATATTATCCTCCGGGTCTTACACAACGCCCTCACACGAACTTTCTCGACTTTACGAGGTAAGCGAATAtttagaggtttcgagtcgCAGGCGAACTTAGCACAAAGTGAAAACACGATTCCGTGTGAAGAAAGACGATTTTTGAAGGTATTTGAAGAGATCTGTGCTTGCCGGCCGCGAGCTGAACGCAAAAGATTGGTAAGTTATATCCAACACGTAGCAGAACGAACAGTATTCCCTTCCGTTGCGTCCTCCATATTGATGACAGCGCCGACGGTGataattttctgaaatttttgtCGTTAATGCCCCCTGTGTCCTGAAATCGAAAGCACCCGCGTTGTCTTAAAAGCTTTCCGACAGAATGCGCAACTTCGGAGCCTCCGATGTTTGACAAAAGTCCTCGGTTACGGAACCCTGGAGGTCCGCTACCCATTTCCACACGCTCCTTCACCCATCACGGCGCAATCACATTTTGCCCATGGCGTCATCATCGTTCGCATTACCCGCTTCGCGTGTTACATGGCGTTCCGCGGCAGCGTGCGTCGCTTCTGTCAATCCCGTTTGACTTTCCAATGATATAACACCGATACTCGATTACGAGGATTCCAACACATGGTCAATCCTATTAATTATTCGCTCTTGTCACCTCTGGTTCATCCGTATCTTCCGTACCTTCAATTTCTTTACAaggatatatttatttttccttaaTTTCGCACCACTCATGATGCCTCGTGCATTCCCACTGATATATCAGTGATGATCGATGCAATTTCGAAATGCATGCACGTGTTTTCGAATGCTCTCGAAAGTAAAACCGATTACACTTGCGCATTCTTATGAAACGATTGTCATATTCTATGTATATGATGTTTCGACTCTACGTCGTTTCTGTAATAATTCGATAACTATGTAAATGATTCCATATATTCATGGATATTTACTCAAGTAGATCTTCGAATCTTTTTAATGCCAAAACTGCATATTGCAATGAGTGACTAGATATGTAGCTAAATATCTTCTTTACAATTAGAtatagtatgtatatatgtgtatatatatagcacTATGTTGTCTATAAGTGATGATTATGTAGTTagcataaaatataaaattttgtttgcaATAGAATAACTccattaaatttataaaaagatatacaaaTGCGTAACTAATTACAATATGTTTTTATGACacaaaaagtaaaatatatggtaaactatttgaaaattatacttttatttacaaagcattcaataaaaaatacatcTTTTGTTCTTTCAGATTAATGACAGAAAGTAGGCTTCTATGAGTTAATGATTTGACCATGACAACTAACGTAGCAACAATTAAGTTAGAAGAGGAGCAGGAATCTGTAACAGAGATACAGACATACTTAGAAACATTTAATAGAGAAATAGAAGGAGGTCAAGGGGAGCAATTGCAACATGTACAGTGTTAGTATTTTCAaatgaattttctatatttaccTTAGAAGGAACAAGCTTCTATTAAAACTTTAGCTTATAGTGCAACAAGTGGAAGGACTGTCTGGTGGAGAAGAAGGTGGAACTTACTTTGTTGACCAATCTGGTCAATATTACTACCAAGCAAATAATGATGAAACACCTGTCATGACACAGGTTCAAATTCAAGAAGTAGAAGAAGCAGATGTAAATAATGATGGAGAAGCACCTCAAGAAGAACAATACCATGAAATTGaagaattagaaaatgttGATGGTGATGAAGATGTAAGGGAAATTATCTTTGTTCATGGAATGTCATACTGGTATACCATTGCTATGAAAGTATATTGTTTTTCATAGGGCCAGGTAACGAGTAATGGAAATAATGAGGTTGTAATAAACTCTGGAGATGCGTATCAAACAGTAACTATTGTACCATCTGATACCAATCCTGGTGAAGTCAGTTATGTACTAATAGTTCAGCAACCTGATGCTGAGGATAAGGAAAGCAAACCAATAGCACGAGAAGGAACAGAAGgtgaagaaggagaaggagaacAAGATCTTACAGTTTATGATTTTGAAGATAATGAAGATAATGAAGTACCTGTGGAATCAGAAGTAGAAGATGACAAAACTAAGATTGTGAAAATTTTACCTAAAAAGTCCCAAACTGTCACTCAAGCTCATATGTGTAATTACTGTAACTACACAAGTCCAAAACGGtaattttttagtttgttttaaATTATACCATAATCAAAATTTGACTAACTTgtaaacaatttcttaatCTGCATATGATGTAGATATCTGCTATCACGACATATGAAATCACATTCTGAGGAAAGGCCACATAAATGTAGCGTTTGTGAAAGAGGATTTAAAACTCTGGCCTCGCTTCAAAATCATGTTAATACACATACTGGGACCAAGCCACATCACTGTAAATTTTGTGATAGTGCATTCACAACCTCTGGTgagtacaaaatatttataaactctttatatcttttttcatttGATAAGCATTTGactttaaattattaaaagaaacaaGTAGCATTGAAGTGCAGAAACATAGTAATCATCattagtattaatttatagGTGAACTTGTTAGACATGTTCGATATAGACACACACATGAAAAACCACATAAATGTCATGAATGTGACTATGCATCTGTTGAATTGTCTAAACTCAAACGTCATATTCGGTGTCATACAGGCGAACGTCCATATCAGGTATATCATATGTTCATATAAAAAGCTTAAAAAGCATTATTCACAACCATAAAATTAtcattacatttatattacaGTGTCCGCATTGTACATATGCAAGTCCTGATACTTTCAAACTAAAACGCCATTTGCGCATACATACAGGAGAAAAACCATACGAGTGTGATTTTTGTCAGGCAAGGTTTACTCAATCTAACAGCTTAAAAGCTCACAAACTGATACATAACGGTATGTTGatactttatatgttaaaggttgttatatttgttatgtaattttctttcatttatgGTTATAATAATATGTGTTATAGTTGGTGACAAGCCAGTGTTTCAGTGTGAATTATGTCCAACGACGTGTGGAAGAAAAACAGATCTCAGAATTCATGTACAAAAATTACACACCTCTGACAAACCTTTGAAATGTAAACGCTGTGGAAAATCATTCCCAGACAGGTATGTGGCAAAGACTGGGCTGTATAATAGCTACAAAAgtgaaaatattatatgttgCAAACACAaaacatataatgtattttacCATTGTAGATATAGCTACAAATTGCATAGTAAAACTCACGAAGGAGAAAAGTGTTATAAATGTGATTTGTGTCCATATGCTTCTATATCCGAGCGTCATCTCGAGAGCCACATGTTAATTCATACTGATCAAAAACCATATCAATGTGATCATTGCTTTCAATCATTCAGACAAAAACAACTTCTCAAACGgcattataatttatatcataatCCTACTTATGTCCCCCCTCCGCCACAAGAAAAGACACATCAATGCCCTGAATGTGAACGACCGTTTAGGTATGTAATATTTGTGATACACTTGTGAAGTGAAGATATGGAGGAGAATACAGTTGAATGCCTACGTATTTTGTTTTTCAGGCATAAAGGGAATCTTATTCGACATATGGCTGTTCATGATCCGGAATCATCTCTTCAAGAAAAGCAACAAGCATTGAAGATGGGTAGACAGAAAAAGATTCAAATTATAGATGGACAGAGAGTCGAGGTCATGACAGGTAAAGTTTCATCAAACTTGCAAGGCAGAACAAGGAAACTTggttcatttatatgtgtataaTTAGGAACAAGTCGcaaatttgatatttctaaaacaatatttaaattttgtgaATGAAGCAAATTGTACTACACATATATAATGAATGAATAGtcataaaatattgtaatcaCAGGGACACTTACTCAATGATCTGTATTCAGGTCATTGACTAACATCCATGTGTTGTGTTATAATAACAGGTGATTTAGCTACTAAACTTAAAGGTTacgaagatgaagaagaagatgaagagGATATGATGGCGGTCGAAGGAAGTGATGGTCAACAATATGTTGTATTGGAAGTTATACAGCTAGCTGACAATCAAGGAACTGATCAAGTGTGTATTATAACAAACgctaagaaaaatattagttCATTATGTTTATGTATGAATATAATTCTGATTGTTCCACCTTTGTTTAGCAAATGGCCGTAGTAGCCAGTGAAGACGGAGATTTGATGATGCAAGATCCTTTGAGCCAAGAAAGTGGGATCGTAACTGGTACAGGCGAAGAAGGAGATGAAgcagaagaagaggaagaagaagaagaagaagaagaaatagaaatgaatgaattaaaaatagaagCAGGAACTGCTATGAAATCTTCATCTCAGAACACACAAAGTGATCCAAAATTACAGAAGGAAATGGAAACTTGTTTCGGTTTTGACGAGGTAAGCGAATTTAATCTTTTACCGCTTTCACAAATTGCCATTTATAGATATGATTTATTATGATgtgaatttttgaatattaggaagaggaagaagaagatggAGCCAAcggtaatataaatatattgcaGACTATTTCGtaatatgaaaaatgaatGCGACAAAATCTATCTATGTAATAGTCAAATGTTTTATCTGTTTCGCAGTAACACCGTACATACTGCGAGTActgtttaatattatttaaagacTCTGTGAATAGCTCCAATGGAGCCAATTTTCGGGGCCAGCGTGGTCCATACGCATGGTACAAGAACATTTTTTGCCACTAATGCATTAGatgtatgtaataatttatgaaaaaacagtAGTTCTATAATTTAGTGAAATATAAAGCGAATGtacaattataataatgtaattaatattagttTACTTTGTTATCAGTAAAATTTGCTTTAAAAAATCGTAACTCAACAAGACCGTCACTAATGCATTCGGATATATTATTAACATAGGTTGacctaatatttttaaaccaGTCATTTAGTAAATGTTAACATAAGAACATAGAATGTAGTAATACATTTCCATTGATTGATTATTGTTGGTATGTGGTTAATGGAACTAAAATTACGGAACAATGCGAGGCTgcaatgtatatatatgcttaccattacatttcattttatgGATAAACATCATATTCTATAAATAACTAGAGGAAAGACAAGCGGTAAATTTAATAGTGATGATCGAGTTTTAAGTTATTTAATATGAATGATATCTGCATATATGTAGGAATGTACATAATAAGAAATTCGTATTGCAGCATAAAAAgttagaaatttttcattgatCTAGCAGATGTTACATTTGTGATTGTATAGAagtatttcataatattaataaacgaTCATTCTATAAATAAGTacctatatataatattaatgacCATGACTATCAGGTCAAATTTTTTGTGGATACAGGATAAGGTATGAATGGCGGAAAGTATCTTGATATTAAGAGAACTGTAATGATTATtagtataattataataattttttattcatcttttttaattacgtttcCTTTAGAACATTACATGTTTAGGCTGCACCTTCTTTTCCATATTGATTGCAACTATAACAAAATGCAAATAGACTGGTaagaaaatattacatatGATTGTAAACAGTGATGAAGCTTTTAATTCATTGAATCCTTTTGCATTCTATCGATTTGTGACAGTTTAACTTCTTGTATAATTTTGTGATTGCGCAGCATTCAGAAACATCCATTTCCTATCTATATGGATTACATGTAGACTTCTCTTATGTAGCCAATTTCTTGTAAATGTAATCTTACACGCAATTTTTCATAAACTGTCGCACGTaagttattctatataaatcGTTAATGTAATTGATGCTGTAAAaacaatgtaaaaattttgtacgCTCTTGTACACTTTTTATACAATTGTAATTGAGCAATTGATAATTGTGTGCTATTTAAGCCGAAGCACTTTCATACAATATCCCAAAGAAAAAATGGTGTAGCATCTTCtttataataaacattatGTTGTCGACGATACTTGCGCATATTATTTCTGTTGATAAATTATCATTTCGTTATTTGTTAGGAATTAAATTGTTCAATGCACACATTATTCCGAGCAACGCATAGAACTACAGGATCCAATTGTTATATTTTGGATCGTTTATGTATGACATTTAATATATTCAGAAAGTAAATGCATTATTATTGTAAGAAAAATATGGCTAATTGGAATTACTTTTATAATGTTTCATACATATACCTACATATTATTTATACGATTTATCATccttgtaatttataatttagaCACATTATTTCAAAtcagttattttatttacataactCATCTAATATGTTAAACTGATTAATGATAGAATTGTAGTCTTTTTTATGTTAAATACACGTGATAAAATTCGTATAGTATCACattcatataatattatgtataaatatttcattcacgataattttatgaaataaataacaagctatatactaaGAAGCTAACAAGCTACATACTTCATGAAAACAGTCTATTACt is a genomic window of Bombus huntii isolate Logan2020A chromosome 1, iyBomHunt1.1, whole genome shotgun sequence containing:
- the LOC126868497 gene encoding motile sperm domain-containing protein 2-like isoform X2, which gives rise to MQDSLNMLWETCSWRSKFGTNEITEENVMKEYLNNGLCFIHGKDKDGKTMFVIKCKLHTKGSKDFSQLQKLVVYWFERLERQTNGNQISLFFDMSDTGILNMDMEFIKYLINLCKNYYPNFLNYIIIFEMPWILNTAFKMIKSWLPPKAIPKIKFVHKSNIHELVEPSDILTCWGGSNEYTFKFVPEAQNNIDATINGKFDNKKVHFAEGSPLTEQSTSSFGDQSNEEQLLSIEPDAFIFNKVGNEISGTITIKNVTVDKPLSYKVKTTSPGKFKVRLSSGVLLPQEQRTISVVVQQEHNMRSLFHVDKFLVMCLPLKDPNASAQELAVLWKSEKPAEEHKLRCCDGGITSNETSKLHSTSGLSETGQIDILSRKIAHLKDSHTKLYNDVVFLKHLLFFSMIVTIIMAIVVIYILKVDIKNFMDQQVCDMHGI
- the LOC126868497 gene encoding motile sperm domain-containing protein 2-like isoform X1, translating into MEVRTELITELREKFFKKLADEGPPDPKFHPVDIANVNNNNWLKRFLEHNENNMQDSLNMLWETCSWRSKFGTNEITEENVMKEYLNNGLCFIHGKDKDGKTMFVIKCKLHTKGSKDFSQLQKLVVYWFERLERQTNGNQISLFFDMSDTGILNMDMEFIKYLINLCKNYYPNFLNYIIIFEMPWILNTAFKMIKSWLPPKAIPKIKFVHKSNIHELVEPSDILTCWGGSNEYTFKFVPEAQNNIDATINGKFDNKKVHFAEGSPLTEQSTSSFGDQSNEEQLLSIEPDAFIFNKVGNEISGTITIKNVTVDKPLSYKVKTTSPGKFKVRLSSGVLLPQEQRTISVVVQQEHNMRSLFHVDKFLVMCLPLKDPNASAQELAVLWKSEKPAEEHKLRCCDGGITSNETSKLHSTSGLSETGQIDILSRKIAHLKDSHTKLYNDVVFLKHLLFFSMIVTIIMAIVVIYILKVDIKNFMDQQVCDMHGI